The genomic segment ATCAGGCACGGGCGTACCGCCACTTCTTCTGGGATGCGGGCACGATTCTGGCCAATCTGCTGGCGACGGCCGCCTCGGGGCAGTTTGCAATGCGGGTGGTGACAGGATTTCTCGACGCCAGCGTAGACCACCTTCTGGGTCTGGACACTGAACGCGAGGCAAGTCTCTGCCTGGTCCCAATCGGCGCAGGTTCGCCTGCGCCGCAGCCGTCGTCGGACATTCCGCCGATTGCGCCGGACACCGTCCCGCTCTCGAAACGGGAGGCGGACTATCCGCTGATTACGCAGATACGCGCAGCCTCCATGTTGCTGAGCCAAGAGGAGGTTCGCGGCTGGCGATCGGCCTATAGCTCAAGATCGGTACCGCCGTCGGGCGGAAAGTATTTTCCGCTGACCCCTCTTGAACGCGAGTGTCTTCCGACCCGGACCCTCGGTGAGGTCATTCTCCGACGAGGTTCGACACGGCAGTTCGCCCAACTGCCGATCACGTGTCGACAGCTCTCCACGATCGTTGAGCGGTCCAGCCGCGGGATCCCGGCCGACTTTTTGGGGGGACCGGAAACGACGTTGCTGAATATCTACCTCATTGTCAACTCTGTCGAGGATCTGCCGACCGGGGCCTTCTACTATTCGCCGGCTGAGCAGGCGGTCGAGCTGTTGAAGGAGGGGACATTTCGTCGCGAGGCGGGCCACCTCTGTCTTGAGCAGGGGTTAGGGATTGAGTCGAGTGCCGTTGTCTTTTTTATGACCGATCTGGAGCGACTCCTTCATCGCTACGGCAATCGTGGCTACGGCGCCGCCCAATTTGAGGCGGGGATCGTGGGCGGGAAGATGTACCTGTGCGCCTACGCGTTAGGGTTGGGCGCGACAGGCACGACCTTCTACGATGACGATGTCACCGCATTCTTCTCCCCCCACGCGCGGGGGAAGGTTACACTCCTGGCCGTGGCGCTGGGGCGCTCGGCCCGTACTGCCGGACGCATCAAGCTCCTCAGGCCAGGGGCCGGCTGAACAGTGGTCCGGGTATCGGCGGCATGACCAATCTGTTTCAACCCAGGTTGCTCCATGGAGTCTTCGGCGATCCCGGGCTCTATGTGAGGCTCAGGTGGGAGCGGCGCGCCCTGCTGCTGGATCTCGGTGATCTGACGGCCCAGCCGCCCGGTGAACTGCTCAGGGTAACCGATATCTTTGTCTCCCATACCCACATCGATCACTTTATCGGCTTCGATCACCTCCTGCGGATCGTCCTCGGTCGAGACGTGACGATCCGTCTCTTTGGACCCCCCGGCATCATCGCAAATGTCGAAGGGCGGCTCGCCGGCTACACGTGGAACCTGGTCGAGGGGTATACCCTCGTTTTCGACGTCTACGAGGTAGGTCGGGAGAAGATCACTGTGGCCCGCTTTCCATGCGGCAACCGCTTTGAGCGGGTCGATGTCGCGCCATCCTCGCCGTGTACCGGTGTGCTGATCGACGACCCGTTGTTTCGGGTCGAGGCGGTTCACCTGGACCACAAGATCCCGTGCCTCGCCTTCAGGCTGGTCGAGGCGGAGCGGATCAATATCGACCCGGAACGGCTGAGGCAACTCGGTCTGGATATCGGACCATGGCTGACCGAGTTTAAGCGGCTGCTTCGCGCAGGCGTCCCGGACGATGCGGTGGTCCGAGCCCCGTGCAGGAGTGAGGTCGGCCAGGGATTTCAGGAATGGCGGCTTGGTGATCTCCAGGACCAGATCGTGACGATTACGAAGGGGCAGCGGCTGGTCTATGTGACCGATACACTCTACTCCGACGAGAATCGGCAGAAGATCCTCGCCCTGGCGCAGGATGCGGATCTCCTGTTTTGCGAGGCCATGTATCTGGAGCAGGATCGAGAGTACGCGGTCCAGCGGCACCACCTGACAGCGCGACAGGCGGGACTGCTGGCCCGCGAGGCCAACGTTAAGGAGTTGGCGATCTTCCATTTTTCCCCACGATATCAGGAGTGTCCGGACGCCCTCTATTGTGAGGCGGCCGAGGCATTCGGTGGTCCTGTTCGTCCCAACTAAACCTTCCCATTCAGTGGCATGTCAGAGTGTTGCAACGGGGTGAATGGTGACGATGCCTGTCCGCTGACACGCTGACCACTCACCACTCACTACTCAACACTCATCACACTCATGACTGAGAAAGGAGGACGTAACCATGCGAGCAGTCACAACAGCCATATTGGTGCTGGCAGGTGTTGCAGGATCGATGCTGGTACCGATACGCACACCGGTGGCCTCTGCCCAAGAAGAGTCGGCGGATCCGGATATGATGGGACACCGGATGCTCCCCGACGTCATGCATGGAATACACGAGATGGTGCAGGGTATGACCGGGCCGTGGTTGTATGGCCAAGGGGGTCATAGAGGGCCGCTGATCAGCCTGATGTTGATGTGGAGAGATCAGCTTGGACTCTCAACCGAACAGGAACGGTCGCTCCAGGAGTTACGAACGGGCTTTGAGAAGGAGTCGATCAAGCGAACGGCAGATATTGACGTCGCGGAGTTGGAGTTGAAGGGGCTGTTGGAAACGGATAAGGTGGATCTGGTGAAGGTGGAGGCGCTGGCGAAGAAGATTGCCATGCTGCGGGCGGACCTCCGCGTGGCGAGGATCAAAACGATTGAGGCCGGGAAGGCGGTACTGACACCGGAGCAGCAGGACAAATTCAGGCGACTGGCTCGTGAATCAACGATGGGCCGTCCACGAATGGAAATGATGGGCCCGCGTACACCTCCGAGGCACCCGGGCGTGCAGTAACCGGCGGTAGCGCTTGTCTGGAGAACGATATGCGGTGCCGGGTGTGAAGGGGCGAATAATTATTCGCCCCGACGACGGCGATGGGCGAACCTGGTGGCGAGCAGGATCGCCTCCACCAGACTGTGAGGATTTGCCGTCCCCGTCCCCGCGATGTCAAAGGCGGTGCCGTGATCGACCGAGGTACGGATGATAGGAAGCCCGACGGTCACATTGACGCCGCGGTGGAACCCGACCAGCTTGAGCGGGATATGACCCTGATCATGGTACATGGCGACCAAGGCATCGAATTCACCCAGCCGGTGTCGGTGGAACAGGGTGTCCGGGGGAAACGGCCCGCTCACCCTGATCCCCTCGGCCTTGGCGGCCTCGACCGCCGGTGCGATCTCTTCGATCTCCTCTCGCCCGAACCGGCCGTTCTCGCCCGCGTGGGGGTTGAGACCGGCGACGCCGATCCGCTTCTGCCGAGATCCGAGGTCGAACAGCACCCGATGGGCCAGGCGAATGACGGTCAGGATTCTGCCCCGTTTCGCCTTATCACAGGCAGTTCGTAACGAGGTGTGGGTCGAGACGTGGAGTACGCGCATCCGACCGACGACCAGCAGCATCGCATAATCCTTGATCCTGGTCCGCTCGGCCAACAGCTCCGTCTGGCCGTCATAGGGAAAGCCGGCCTGGCCCATGGCCTCTTTATTCAGAGGGCCGGTCACGATCCCATCCAGTTCGCGCGCGAGCGCCAGATCGATGGCCTTGTTGAGGTACTCCACCGCTGCCCGACCGCAGTGGGGGGCCAGTACGCCGGAAGGACAGCTTGTCGTATCGATATTTTTCAGGTCCACCACCTCAAGGCAGCCGGGATCGCCGGTGATCTCGGCCGGGGAGCTGATGGATCGTACATGGAGGTCCAGGCGGCAAAGCCGGACGGCCCGCCGTATGATCCCCGTCTCACCGATGATGACCGGACGGCAGGTCGCCCGTATCTCCTCGTGAGTGACCGCCTTCGCGATGATTTCGGGACCTATACCTGCCGGGTCGCCGATGGTGAGTCCCAACAACGGCTGAAATGTCGAATATCTGGGCATGATCGCTCCTGAGGGCAAGTAAAATCATAACACAACCCCTTTCTTCTCCCTATGCTTTTCTGGTATAGTGACTCGTAGAACCGGCCTGTGAGCGGCCTTGATGGGACAGCGTCAACAACGATCACTGAAGGAGGCGTCGATGCGTTTCATGAGCCGAACCCGCGCAACGCTCATTGCGATTGTGATTGTTGCTTTCCCCCTATTACAGGCGTGCGCTGCCACGGCGACCCGCGAGAGTACGGGGGAGTACCTTGATGATACGGCGATCACTACCAAGGTGAAGGCGAGACTGGTTGGCGATCCTACGATCAGCGGGTTCGCAATTTCTGTAGAGACCTTCCGTGGACGGGTGATCCTGTCCGGATTTGTGAGCTCTCAGGCCCAAATCGATCGGGCGATGGCGTTGACCCGGGAGGTCTCCGGAGTCAGGGAGGTACAGTCCGCGCTGGTGATTAAGAGTCGGTAGCCGCCTTATCCGATCCGGCGGCGCCTGCCTTCAGGCTGTAAT from the Candidatus Methylomirabilota bacterium genome contains:
- the pdxA gene encoding 4-hydroxythreonine-4-phosphate dehydrogenase PdxA, with amino-acid sequence MPRYSTFQPLLGLTIGDPAGIGPEIIAKAVTHEEIRATCRPVIIGETGIIRRAVRLCRLDLHVRSISSPAEITGDPGCLEVVDLKNIDTTSCPSGVLAPHCGRAAVEYLNKAIDLALARELDGIVTGPLNKEAMGQAGFPYDGQTELLAERTRIKDYAMLLVVGRMRVLHVSTHTSLRTACDKAKRGRILTVIRLAHRVLFDLGSRQKRIGVAGLNPHAGENGRFGREEIEEIAPAVEAAKAEGIRVSGPFPPDTLFHRHRLGEFDALVAMYHDQGHIPLKLVGFHRGVNVTVGLPIIRTSVDHGTAFDIAGTGTANPHSLVEAILLATRFAHRRRRGE
- a CDS encoding ribonuclease Z (member of metallo-beta-lactamase family; the purified enzyme from Escherichia coli forms dimeric zinc phosphodiesterase; in Bacillus subtilis this protein is a 3'-tRNA processing endoribonuclease and is essential while in Escherichia coli it is not; associates with two zinc ions); amino-acid sequence: MTNLFQPRLLHGVFGDPGLYVRLRWERRALLLDLGDLTAQPPGELLRVTDIFVSHTHIDHFIGFDHLLRIVLGRDVTIRLFGPPGIIANVEGRLAGYTWNLVEGYTLVFDVYEVGREKITVARFPCGNRFERVDVAPSSPCTGVLIDDPLFRVEAVHLDHKIPCLAFRLVEAERINIDPERLRQLGLDIGPWLTEFKRLLRAGVPDDAVVRAPCRSEVGQGFQEWRLGDLQDQIVTITKGQRLVYVTDTLYSDENRQKILALAQDADLLFCEAMYLEQDREYAVQRHHLTARQAGLLAREANVKELAIFHFSPRYQECPDALYCEAAEAFGGPVRPN
- a CDS encoding transporter: MRFMSRTRATLIAIVIVAFPLLQACAATATRESTGEYLDDTAITTKVKARLVGDPTISGFAISVETFRGRVILSGFVSSQAQIDRAMALTREVSGVREVQSALVIKSR